CATACTTTACTACATGACAAAACAACTCTAGACAAACTGATTGTACAATGGAACATCAAAGTTCCAGTTTCGTAAATGGAACACGGGATAATTTTCCTATAGTATTTACCTACTATACCAAAAATAATGACGGCTGACTAAGAAGTAAGACTGGGTTTGGTAAAGTTTTTTTGAAGAGATACTTATGTTTTTTAAAAGTATAAGTACCTCATTTTGTACTTACAACTTTTAAAAGTTATGGGTGCTTTTAAAAGTACCTAAGAGAGCTTTTTAAAATTGGCTTGtacttatcaaaattaaaaaaaatctaatataatttatatttaaaattatcatTGTTAATTATTAACAccagattttatttatttttccacaCATATTTTTCGCCATTATATTACCATTGAAATACTCATATATTTCTAATTTCTCAACCTAACATTCACAAATTCTAACACAatcttcatatattttttatttttcaaccatatcttcaCAATTTCAACCCAAATTAGGGGTGAAAAAAGGCCAAGCGGCCTGCCAGGGCCTGCAGCCTGGCCTATGTTTGACCTGGTCTGGCCTGTTATAAAATAGGTACAGGCCCAAACTcttttaaaagttttaataCATTAATAGGCCAGACCCAAGCTTACTAATTAGTCTTATAGGCCTGTCAGGCCTGCCTGGGcttgttaaaatataattaaatatataaataattatttattattaataaaattatgagatattttaaatttattatattttattataaatattttgtatattttaaatatgttaaaagtttaaatttttttataaatattaaatatatgacatattacatataactatttttattaaaaaatatttttttaaataatatttttatttttgtaaaaaaaaaaagttatcaGGCCTTTTAACAGGTTTCAGGCCAGGCCAAACTGAATAACAGGCCAGGCCTAGTACTTTATAAAGAGCCTATAACAGGCTGCAGGCTAGGCTCAGGCCAATCAACTGTATGACAGGCCAGGCCTGTTAAGAGCAAAGCCTGGCCTGTTTCCATCCCTACGTATTAGGTATGAACTTCtatctatttatattattttttgttcgtTGTTTTTGTTcgttgtttttgtattttttagtaGATGTTTGCTTTTCTCGTTCTTTAAAACGTGAAGAAAGAGATCTGATTTATGAAAACTAATCATAAAATTTTCGTACACCAACTTCATGAACATTAgtcaaaattataataacatatatatacatatataaatatagatatataattTGACTTAAGATGTGTCCCATTTTCTGTGATTTGTAAGAGTgaatcaatatatataaatgGGTAATAAAAGTATCAGTACTAACATTGAATtacatataaattttattattgactAATGATAACTCTATTTATATCCATATAGAGagtaaatcaaataaatatttaaattattagtttctaaaattaaaaaaaaaattattcttcattataaatatatttattataatttttttaatttttaaaaactgtTTTACCAAATACAATTGTAATGCTTatacttattaaaaactatttttaatgtaattttaccAAACGCAAGTGACATAACTTTTAAAACACTGTCACAAACTACTTTCCAAAAGTAAAAGCTTTACAACCACGCCTAAGAACGCTAgccaatataaattaaaattgacaAGCCTTAAACTTTTCTCAATTATGATACTAAATTTACTCGTCTACATTTAGCAACAATAAATCACTGCCATTAGGGAATAGCAATAACTTCACAATTACTTAACTTTATCAACAAATACAAGTTCGGTCATTTACCAGGCAATGTAATATAACACAGACAAACAGCAAGtatcaaaataacaaaaaggaTCACACAATTCCTATTCATTTTTTGGAATTATCTTAGCAAATCAATATTCCCATTTCTTCAACTCCAGGCCTTCAGGGGGACTGCTCTCCACCTTCTTTGATCCTACTTCTTTCCAGTCAGTGGACAGCACTGTTCCATTTGACTCCAACTGCAAAAATAACATTGTCCAAGGAGGACAGGGATCAATGTGTttgaaacaaagaaattaagcgcaattgataaaaataatgcTGATTAATTGTGAAGTTAGCATAGAATGGATTCTCACAAATGACTTGCTCATAGCTCTTCTCATGTCCTCATCTGCATTTTGGTAAATATCTCGGAACAACTTGTTCAAAGCAGCATCACCGTCtagcttctcttctttctcctGAAAGACAACCATTATTGtcaataattaatttgagtGATATGTCCCACCAAATAGACATCTATGATGTACTGAATCTTCTCCATTCTGTTTTTTAAATATCCAAATATCAATGTTTAATAGGATGCACAGAAACAGAGCTTGCATAACATGATGGTGATATTGTAAAACTTGAAACCAGAGGATAAACATTAAGAgtttatcaaagaagatggataTAGATTATTTGAGAAAGATTATTCCAAAACATGTATAGCTGGGAAACCTCTTTTTTCATCAGAGCTTCCAACTTATCCCAATCTTTTGTCCTTGGCTTTGATGATGGGTATGATGGCCTTTCAGGTTGATCTGCAGAAATACACATTGGAAGTCAGGTCACCACCAGGAAAGTCAAAGCATTTAAAAAGCTCATCTCATAAGAACAATAATATGAATGTCACACAAGTATAAACTACATTAATTAGTTTGGCTTACTTGTCAACGCATTTATTTTCTGAGGAAGCACATGCTTGCTATATTCCAGAGATGTCCAATTAAGAGCTTCAGCTTTTGCAAGGCGGATTTCAACTTTAGTTGACAACACCAGGACTCTGCACTTATCGGGTACTATCTGTTttgttcatatatatataaaaaaaaaaggactaAATTACACAAAGATCATCAAATGATTCTGAGATTGTTATCTGTCAGAACTCAAAGTAATAAATTATGAATGAAATAAGTAAACGCATTTCAGTATTTCAAATCAAGAACCCCcaaaaaaattgagaggatGGGGGTATACATTCCCTTGGTTCCTACACAACATATCCAGTGACTACATGATAATTAATCAAGCAAGCATACAAGTATACAACCACAAGgtaaataaaataggatcttCTTGTTACAGTATTGCTGGAAAATTGTGTGTATTTTAATGTGATAATTAAGAACATGGATACATTTCCAAGCACAGTGAAGTAAATTCCAGCTAACAGTAAGTTACCTTTCCGAACAATCGTTGTTGATAACGATAGGGTTCTTGTCCGGGAACAGCAATAGTAACACTCATCTGCAATGTTAAACTATATCAAGTTAGTGCATAAATTAATCAAACAAGCAACAATGAAAGGGAAAGAAGGAATTCTTCATGAACATACAATCTGTTCACCAAAGTCAACAATTACGTCGTCTGCTGGTATGCCTTTAGCAAATATCGTCACAACCACTTCTTCTGGCCTCTGGTAGTATTCATGTCTGTTCAACCATCAATCAAAAGGTTACCAAATACTTGAGGCAGCAATACCAACATGCATGGCAACGGGTCTACCTAGATATACCTCAGGAAGGATAGACATAACTAAACCAACACAAActaaatatgaaaattttcacATTGTCACAGGGTGCAATAAATACCCAAAAAACTCGTGATATTGTGACTATAAGATCATCCATTATCATATTGAATTTTCTCAGTCCCTTAATCATCCATCTCAGGGAGTCCAGGGGTAAAATTAAATGAGAAGCAAGATAAAATGAGATGACAAAAACAAGTCAACTCACAGAATTAATAGCAGATCAAAAGTTGCAGTCACTTTTTCCCTACAAAATGTAACAAATTACGAGATAACAGAATtggcaaaagaaaaaaagcagtTAGAACCTGAATTTTGGCCTGGTTGTTGCAACTTCATTGATTTGGGGTACCGAACTGTCTCTTTCAGCTTCTTTAGTAGAATCTATACTTCTATCAGTCGAATGCGAACCATTACCGGCAGGAGTTGTGGGGACGCGGGGCAATAAGGTGCTAGCAAGATCATTCGATTCTTCTGCCAGAGAAAGAGAGGCCGCACAAATCGTATAAATATCAAGCTAAAATACAGAAAGAAGACAACCACAAATGCTACTACAAATGATTTGCAAACAAGAAACGAACAAGAAATCACAAGCAACAGAAACTGTGGTTGCAGACCAGTAAGGGCAAATAGGGAGCTACAATAACATGGCAAATCCAAACAATGAACAACAAACAGCAAAGTaagaaagaagcaaaaagcaaatatCGGTAAAAGCAGATATCAATGCGTTGCAAAAGAGGTAGG
The genomic region above belongs to Arachis stenosperma cultivar V10309 chromosome 5, arast.V10309.gnm1.PFL2, whole genome shotgun sequence and contains:
- the LOC130983203 gene encoding protein SGT1 homolog B-like isoform X1, with translation MAKELENKAKEAFLDDDFALAADCYSEAINLDPSNPLLYADRAQAHIKLQNFTEAVSDANKAIQLSPSLAKAYLRKGTACIKLEEYQTAKVALQTGASFAPDDSRFTKLIQDCDRYIAEESNDLASTLLPRVPTTPAGNGSHSTDRSIDSTKEAERDSSVPQINEVATTRPKFRHEYYQRPEEVVVTIFAKGIPADDVIVDFGEQIMSVTIAVPGQEPYRYQQRLFGKIVPDKCRVLVLSTKVEIRLAKAEALNWTSLEYSKHVLPQKINALTNQPERPSYPSSKPRTKDWDKLEALMKKEEKEEKLDGDAALNKLFRDIYQNADEDMRRAMSKSFLESNGTVLSTDWKEVGSKKVESSPPEGLELKKWEY
- the LOC130983203 gene encoding protein SGT1 homolog B-like isoform X2, with translation MAKELENKAKEAFLDDDFALAADCYSEAINLDPSNPLLYADRAQAHIKLQNFTEAVSDANKAIQLSPSLAKAYLRKGTACIKLEEYQTAKVALQTGASFAPDDSRFTKLIQDCDRYIAESNDLASTLLPRVPTTPAGNGSHSTDRSIDSTKEAERDSSVPQINEVATTRPKFRHEYYQRPEEVVVTIFAKGIPADDVIVDFGEQIMSVTIAVPGQEPYRYQQRLFGKIVPDKCRVLVLSTKVEIRLAKAEALNWTSLEYSKHVLPQKINALTNQPERPSYPSSKPRTKDWDKLEALMKKEEKEEKLDGDAALNKLFRDIYQNADEDMRRAMSKSFLESNGTVLSTDWKEVGSKKVESSPPEGLELKKWEY